The Pseudomonas baetica genome includes a region encoding these proteins:
- a CDS encoding recombinase family protein, with the protein MTSKPKAYSYIRFSSPEQARGDSRRRQSVAAVEYAKEHGLELVKDAEYAFADLGVSAYRGDHVNRLSSNLGRFYEYVKAGKIEPGSYLLVESLDRLSREQVPEALSRFLLLLNADIIVVTFGDGTVYKKSSDSIQLIMSIIHMGRAHQESHWKGSRVSDAWQEKQALARSEGKPIGAACPQWLKFDGEKYQVIPERVEVVKRVFALTIQGYGQRAIVKLFNHEGVPVFGTKNRNKSGLWGNSSIAKILGNRSVLGEYQPNIWKNNKRSPSGNVIEGYYPSIVDQDVFYAAWNERKVRDVSKVTNQSTNFNLWSKIAICSYCGSAMHLVDKGRPPKGQKYLRCSKSSKGACDNKSIRLDQSELIFKEMLAKINLIGVVKNDVVALRNNITELSGRISATSLKLQDLNELIKEYPSASLAQSIKEVDLQIQNYISERDRLTGLVAAQHVIDKARFMADLDLNTYEGRYLANQQVRRQQIKVRMKRDEVRIQFNVQSDSIPKLAFVWDHGKDWIIVPLSRESLRASIRQNDMAKTALVERLPKLMEAVRLDESMQPYIEILSSEGERYKADYKLSVRDVQRVQAATDRWLATLNENSPTSENDEALLIGCEDPKLA; encoded by the coding sequence ATGACGTCCAAGCCCAAGGCATACAGCTATATTCGCTTTTCCAGTCCAGAACAGGCTCGTGGTGACAGTCGTCGGCGGCAGTCAGTGGCGGCCGTTGAGTACGCAAAAGAACACGGTTTGGAGCTCGTCAAGGACGCTGAATACGCTTTCGCTGACCTTGGCGTGAGTGCGTACAGGGGTGACCACGTAAATCGCTTGTCGAGCAATCTAGGGCGATTCTATGAGTACGTAAAAGCGGGCAAAATCGAACCTGGGTCTTACCTCCTTGTGGAATCGTTGGATCGGCTTAGCCGTGAACAAGTCCCAGAGGCACTAAGCCGGTTTTTACTATTGTTGAATGCGGACATTATCGTCGTAACATTCGGAGATGGCACGGTCTACAAGAAGTCATCCGATTCAATTCAGTTAATTATGTCCATCATTCATATGGGTAGGGCACATCAGGAATCGCACTGGAAAGGAAGTCGTGTCTCTGATGCATGGCAAGAAAAACAAGCATTGGCACGTTCCGAGGGTAAACCGATAGGTGCCGCATGTCCCCAATGGTTGAAGTTCGACGGTGAAAAATACCAAGTGATCCCGGAAAGGGTGGAAGTGGTAAAGCGCGTTTTTGCGTTGACCATACAGGGCTATGGGCAGCGGGCAATTGTTAAATTGTTTAATCATGAGGGCGTTCCTGTATTCGGAACCAAGAACAGGAACAAATCCGGGCTTTGGGGTAATAGCTCAATAGCAAAAATATTGGGCAATAGATCTGTTTTGGGTGAATACCAACCAAATATTTGGAAGAATAATAAACGTTCGCCGTCTGGCAATGTGATTGAAGGTTACTATCCGAGCATCGTTGATCAAGATGTGTTCTATGCCGCGTGGAATGAAAGGAAAGTCAGAGATGTTTCCAAAGTAACGAATCAATCCACGAACTTCAACTTGTGGTCAAAAATCGCAATCTGCTCGTATTGTGGGTCAGCGATGCATCTTGTTGATAAAGGTAGGCCGCCGAAGGGTCAAAAATACCTTCGTTGTTCTAAATCCTCCAAAGGCGCCTGTGATAATAAGTCGATTCGTCTTGATCAATCTGAACTGATCTTCAAAGAAATGCTTGCCAAGATTAATTTGATCGGGGTAGTAAAGAATGATGTGGTGGCGCTGCGAAACAACATTACAGAGTTGAGCGGTCGTATCAGTGCCACTAGTTTAAAGTTGCAAGATTTGAATGAGCTGATCAAGGAGTATCCATCAGCTTCTCTGGCTCAGTCGATAAAAGAAGTTGATTTACAGATCCAGAATTATATCAGCGAGCGTGATAGGTTGACTGGCTTGGTCGCCGCGCAACATGTAATTGATAAAGCCCGGTTTATGGCGGATTTGGACTTAAATACATATGAAGGTCGATATTTAGCTAATCAGCAGGTTCGGAGGCAGCAGATCAAGGTTCGTATGAAGCGTGACGAAGTGCGAATCCAATTCAATGTCCAATCGGATAGTATCCCCAAGCTTGCGTTCGTCTGGGATCATGGTAAAGATTGGATTATTGTACCCCTATCGAGAGAGTCTCTGCGCGCCAGCATTCGTCAGAATGATATGGCTAAAACAGCGTTAGTTGAGAGGCTTCCGAAATTGATGGAGGCAGTAAGGCTGGATGAAAGCATGCAGCCATACATAGAAATTCTATCGTCCGAAGGTGAACGGTATAAAGCCGATTACAAACTTTCTGTAAGAGACGTGCAGCGGGTGCAAGCAGCCACCGATAGATGGTTGGCAACACTTAATGAGAATTCTCCGACATCAGAGAATGATGAAGCGTTACTTATTGGGTGCGAAGACCCGAAGCTGGCTTAG
- a CDS encoding aldose 1-epimerase family protein: MTPLKLVAALGAFSAASHAMAWDYVLLDADKPAQNWTITSEQLGVKTDKPFSVSLRTLHGGRQEGVSIVDIDNGTMKLSVVPTRGMNVLHASVGNVRMGWDSPVKDVVNPAFIELNGRGGLGWLEGFNELVTRCGYEWVGHPGMDNGELLTLHGRAANIPASTVTLHIDEKPPYAISLRGDLKEQAFKKVDFSVVTELVTEPGSARFALNDTLTNNGDYPKEYQALYHSNFSTPFLEQGARFAAPVKQVSPFNDKAKGDLADWQTYRAPTKDYDETVYNVVPYADAKGETLTVLHNKAGSLGVSVGFNTQQLPVFSLWKNTDTQGQGYVTGLEPGTSFSYNRRYQRPLNLVPTIAPKEHKQFQISYSLLADKGAVDNALKRVSEIQAGRETEVRQTPLVDLTEH, from the coding sequence ATGACCCCGCTCAAACTCGTCGCCGCCCTCGGCGCATTCTCTGCTGCTTCCCATGCCATGGCCTGGGATTACGTCCTCCTCGACGCTGACAAACCCGCGCAGAACTGGACCATCACCAGTGAGCAGCTCGGCGTGAAAACCGACAAACCCTTCTCGGTAAGCCTGCGTACCTTGCACGGTGGGCGGCAGGAAGGCGTCAGCATCGTCGACATCGATAACGGCACGATGAAACTCTCGGTGGTGCCGACTCGTGGCATGAACGTTCTGCACGCCTCCGTTGGCAACGTGCGAATGGGTTGGGATTCGCCGGTCAAGGATGTGGTTAATCCGGCCTTCATCGAACTCAATGGCCGTGGCGGTCTGGGTTGGCTGGAGGGCTTCAACGAGTTGGTGACCCGCTGCGGCTACGAATGGGTCGGCCATCCCGGCATGGACAATGGCGAACTGCTGACCTTGCACGGTCGCGCCGCCAACATCCCGGCCAGTACCGTCACCCTGCACATCGACGAAAAGCCGCCTTATGCCATCAGTCTGCGCGGCGATCTGAAAGAGCAAGCCTTCAAGAAAGTCGATTTCTCGGTCGTCACTGAACTGGTCACCGAGCCCGGCAGCGCGCGTTTCGCACTCAACGATACGCTGACCAACAACGGCGATTATCCAAAGGAATACCAGGCGCTGTATCACAGCAACTTCAGTACACCGTTCCTCGAACAGGGCGCCCGTTTTGCTGCACCGGTAAAACAGGTCTCGCCGTTCAACGACAAGGCCAAGGGCGATCTGGCTGACTGGCAGACTTATCGTGCGCCGACCAAGGACTACGATGAAACCGTCTACAACGTCGTGCCCTATGCCGACGCCAAAGGCGAAACCCTGACCGTTTTGCACAACAAGGCCGGCAGCCTGGGTGTCTCCGTAGGCTTCAACACTCAGCAATTGCCGGTGTTTTCCCTGTGGAAAAACACTGACACCCAAGGGCAGGGCTATGTCACTGGGCTGGAGCCTGGCACCAGTTTTTCCTACAACCGCCGCTATCAGCGTCCGCTGAATCTGGTGCCGACCATTGCACCCAAGGAACATAAGCAGTTCCAGATCAGCTACAGCCTGCTCGCGGACAAGGGGGCTGTGGATAACGCCTTGAAGCGTGTGAGCGAGATTCAGGCCGGGCGTGAAACCGAAGTGCGGCAGACGCCTCTGGTTGATCTGACCGAGCATTAA
- a CDS encoding RepB family plasmid replication initiator protein: MKYILKENGKEKKVFKLKGFVSVPRIFLALPLFNTINSHKEPKGFEIAKNHNAKNIHIASTSLTIFNDFEVFLFILRKVYSSKSNEFEFTLDEIMNDFDVKTSHRTMYFSIFKQSIRKLNKINIEYEEETEEGTKTVFLNFITGEMTKKGGKIEVSKRFIEFFGSLKELYEIDTKMLSLLTNEYQRILYVLYICNRRNKTNYFSVEMLKERFRISDKMPSKMFVMKIRKANAALKELGLIEDFKEEKEEKNNRTTSRFLVDYSYKSLYKDYESKKAIAEMKLKAFKKVDFSALDQEEAKPVAQAEDESFDENDF, from the coding sequence ATGAAATACATTTTAAAAGAAAACGGCAAAGAAAAAAAAGTGTTCAAGCTGAAAGGTTTTGTTTCAGTTCCTCGCATTTTTCTCGCTCTTCCATTGTTCAATACAATAAATTCTCACAAAGAGCCGAAAGGCTTTGAAATAGCTAAAAACCACAATGCTAAAAACATACATATTGCTTCCACGTCATTGACTATATTCAATGACTTTGAGGTATTTCTTTTTATTTTGCGAAAAGTATACAGCAGCAAAAGCAATGAATTTGAGTTTACCCTTGATGAAATAATGAATGACTTTGATGTTAAAACATCACATAGAACAATGTATTTTTCGATCTTTAAGCAGTCAATTAGAAAGCTCAACAAAATCAATATTGAATATGAAGAAGAAACGGAAGAGGGAACCAAAACTGTTTTTCTAAACTTCATCACTGGCGAGATGACTAAAAAAGGCGGAAAGATTGAAGTATCAAAACGTTTTATTGAGTTTTTTGGAAGTCTTAAAGAGCTATACGAGATCGACACGAAGATGTTGAGCCTGTTGACTAATGAGTATCAAAGAATTCTTTATGTGTTGTACATTTGTAATAGACGCAACAAAACCAATTATTTTAGTGTTGAGATGCTAAAAGAAAGATTCCGCATCAGCGATAAAATGCCGTCTAAAATGTTTGTAATGAAAATAAGAAAGGCAAATGCAGCACTTAAAGAATTGGGTTTAATTGAAGACTTTAAAGAAGAAAAAGAAGAAAAGAACAATCGAACAACGTCAAGGTTTTTAGTCGATTATAGTTATAAGTCACTTTATAAAGATTATGAAAGCAAAAAGGCAATTGCAGAAATGAAATTGAAGGCATTCAAAAAAGTCGATTTCTCAGCATTAGATCAAGAAGAAGCAAAACCAGTGGCACAAGCAGAAGATGAATCATTTGACGAAAATGATTTTTAA
- a CDS encoding LysR substrate-binding domain-containing protein, with translation MSRRLPPLYALRAFEAAARHSSFTRAAEELSITQSAVSRHIRTLEEHFACRLFHRSGRNLQLTEAARLLLPGIREGFTALERACNTLRAEDDILRMKAPSTLTMRWLLARLSRFRHLQPGNEVQLTSAWMDVDSVDFNDEPFDCAVLLSDGHFPPDWEASLLFPEELIPVGAPNLLNDQPWDVARLACAELLHPTPDRRDWRSWLEHMGLADQVSLKGGQVFDTLELGMIAAARGYGVSMGDLLMVAEDVAQGRLSLPWPTAVASGLNYYLAWPKTRPGGERLRRLSDFLQGEVRAMVLPAVMRLS, from the coding sequence ATGTCTCGTCGTCTTCCTCCTTTGTATGCCCTGCGCGCATTTGAAGCAGCGGCGCGGCACAGCTCGTTCACCCGTGCGGCCGAGGAGCTGTCGATCACCCAAAGCGCGGTGAGTCGGCACATACGCACGCTTGAGGAACATTTCGCCTGCCGACTGTTTCACCGCAGCGGCCGCAACCTGCAGCTGACCGAAGCGGCGCGCCTTTTACTGCCCGGCATCCGCGAGGGTTTCACTGCCCTTGAGCGCGCCTGCAATACCTTGCGCGCCGAAGACGACATCCTGCGCATGAAAGCGCCGTCGACCCTGACCATGCGTTGGCTGCTGGCTCGCCTGAGTCGCTTCCGCCATTTGCAGCCGGGCAACGAAGTGCAACTGACCAGTGCCTGGATGGATGTCGATTCGGTGGACTTTAACGATGAGCCCTTCGACTGTGCCGTGTTGCTCAGCGACGGCCATTTCCCGCCGGACTGGGAGGCCAGCCTGCTGTTTCCCGAGGAACTGATCCCGGTGGGCGCGCCGAACCTGCTGAACGATCAACCATGGGATGTTGCGCGTCTGGCGTGCGCCGAGTTGCTCCATCCCACCCCGGATCGCCGCGACTGGCGCAGCTGGCTGGAGCATATGGGGTTGGCCGATCAGGTCTCGCTCAAGGGCGGGCAGGTGTTCGATACACTCGAGTTGGGGATGATCGCGGCGGCCCGCGGTTATGGCGTGTCGATGGGTGACCTGTTGATGGTCGCCGAGGATGTTGCGCAAGGTCGCTTGAGTCTGCCTTGGCCAACGGCGGTGGCCAGTGGACTTAATTATTACCTGGCGTGGCCGAAAACCCGTCCCGGGGGTGAACGTTTGCGCCGCCTCAGCGATTTCCTGCAAGGCGAAGTCCGCGCCATGGTGCTGCCGGCGGTCATGCGCTTGAGCTGA
- a CDS encoding methyl-accepting chemotaxis protein, with translation MSQPRARIASQLGLALAVILAIVISGSTVFALRSLDTANLATREEHLASEARLLADQLSTFHGTLRESTQRLSGLFEKRFSAGLSIHPSEPVTVAGTQTPGLHLGSEVLNNNFKEVDEFKQMTAGVATLFVRSGEDFVRVSTSLTKQDGTRAIGTLLDHAHPAYGKLIAGQSYVGRALLFDRSYMTQYTPVRDSSGKVIAVLFVGFDYTDAQNAQFDNLKRFRIGQTGSLALLDEQNKWLVAPAGVQTLDQAVTVIGGLAKTPGKGQFWSDKAEDFYSVSVPFDGGPWAVVASMPKAEIRAVTWSVGTQLAIGSLLAMLLAVGSVVWLLRSKLAPLSDLVRQAEALGAGDLSVRLNVTSKDEIGQLSRAFNQMSQALSTMVEHIRRSSEEVNSRAQALSGLSGGAYEGMEQQSGEITSMAGAVEEFSATSLNIADNMGATQRLAQENAQQTQIGRTSMDEASSSLEQIAGALNTTATVINTLGQRSQEIGGIVSVITSIAEQTNLLALNAAIEAARAGEQGRGFAVVADEVRNLASRTRQATDEISGMIQSIQQETGNAISTMEQGNVLMQEGLSRNANVASALARIDEQSRSAGQQFAAITTATQEQSSTATLLSSNLQSIALANSEQREVVSNLAVTAKELEKLAADLRSEVDRFR, from the coding sequence ATGTCTCAACCTCGCGCTCGGATCGCCTCGCAGCTGGGCCTCGCGCTCGCCGTGATACTGGCGATAGTCATCAGCGGCAGTACAGTCTTTGCTTTGCGTTCACTGGATACGGCCAACCTTGCTACCCGTGAAGAGCACCTTGCCAGTGAAGCGCGTCTGCTCGCAGACCAATTGAGCACCTTCCACGGCACGCTGCGCGAAAGCACCCAGCGTCTGAGCGGGCTGTTCGAGAAGCGTTTCAGCGCAGGTTTGAGCATTCACCCGAGTGAGCCGGTGACCGTCGCCGGGACCCAGACACCGGGTCTGCACTTGGGCAGTGAAGTGCTGAACAACAACTTCAAGGAAGTCGACGAGTTCAAGCAGATGACGGCGGGCGTTGCCACGCTGTTCGTGCGCAGCGGCGAAGATTTTGTCCGCGTCAGCACCTCCCTGACCAAGCAGGACGGTACCCGCGCCATCGGCACTCTGCTCGATCACGCGCATCCGGCCTATGGGAAGTTGATCGCCGGGCAGAGCTACGTCGGCCGCGCCTTGTTGTTCGATCGCTCCTATATGACCCAATACACCCCGGTGCGTGATAGCAGCGGCAAGGTGATTGCGGTGCTGTTTGTCGGCTTCGATTACACCGACGCGCAAAACGCCCAGTTCGACAACCTCAAGCGCTTCCGCATCGGTCAGACCGGTTCGCTGGCGCTGCTGGATGAGCAAAACAAATGGCTGGTGGCTCCGGCGGGTGTGCAGACACTGGATCAGGCGGTTACGGTAATCGGCGGCCTGGCCAAAACCCCTGGCAAAGGCCAGTTCTGGAGCGACAAGGCTGAAGACTTCTACAGCGTTTCGGTGCCATTCGACGGCGGGCCGTGGGCAGTCGTGGCAAGCATGCCGAAAGCTGAAATCCGGGCGGTGACCTGGAGTGTCGGCACTCAACTGGCGATCGGCAGTTTGCTGGCAATGTTGCTGGCGGTCGGTTCGGTGGTCTGGCTGCTGCGCAGCAAACTGGCGCCGCTGAGTGATCTGGTGCGTCAGGCCGAAGCCTTGGGCGCCGGTGATTTGAGCGTGCGCCTGAACGTGACAAGCAAAGACGAGATTGGCCAGCTGTCCCGTGCGTTCAATCAGATGAGTCAGGCGCTGTCGACCATGGTCGAGCACATCCGCCGCTCTTCGGAAGAGGTCAACAGCCGTGCACAAGCATTGTCCGGTCTGTCCGGCGGTGCGTATGAGGGTATGGAACAACAGTCTGGCGAGATCACCAGCATGGCTGGTGCGGTTGAAGAATTCAGTGCGACCTCGCTGAATATCGCCGACAACATGGGGGCCACCCAGCGCCTGGCACAGGAAAATGCTCAGCAGACGCAGATCGGTCGCACCTCGATGGACGAAGCATCTTCGTCGCTTGAGCAAATCGCTGGCGCTCTGAACACCACCGCCACCGTGATCAACACCCTCGGCCAGCGTTCGCAGGAAATCGGCGGCATCGTCAGTGTGATCACTTCGATCGCCGAGCAAACCAACCTGCTGGCACTCAACGCGGCCATCGAAGCGGCCCGCGCCGGTGAACAAGGGCGCGGCTTTGCGGTAGTGGCCGACGAGGTACGCAACCTCGCTTCGCGCACCCGTCAGGCGACCGATGAAATTTCCGGCATGATCCAGAGCATTCAGCAGGAAACCGGCAACGCGATCAGCACCATGGAACAGGGCAATGTGCTGATGCAGGAAGGTCTGTCGCGTAACGCCAATGTCGCTTCGGCGCTGGCGCGAATCGACGAGCAGAGCCGTTCGGCGGGGCAGCAGTTTGCAGCGATCACCACGGCGACGCAGGAGCAGAGCAGCACCGCGACGTTGTTGAGCAGCAACTTGCAGAGCATTGCGCTGGCCAACAGTGAGCAGCGTGAGGTGGTTTCCAACCTGGCCGTGACGGCCAAGGAGCTTGAGAAGCTGGCGGCGGATCTGCGTTCCGAGGTTGATCGCTTTCGTTGA
- a CDS encoding relaxase/mobilization nuclease domain-containing protein, with translation MINKMMYRKGGGNRTRSSANYLLKLNPEGDAIDCTIPRLEGESNMEYATRIKNVFEGDRVHNQKNLYQFNMLSLHPSEGDKFTDAQMIQMAKEVYLKNGVKNSLNDNRHYLFVVERNTEHHHVHAMIHLTDLETKKVNNKMIDYNPIIKKLELKYGLYNEHRKPKDEDEYKKTFKKELKAILDNALNPSEFLMLANAAGFDIHHSGKDAYSMTKDGQTFKASDLAVSYKTLKAALGDDPEFAATLASLHTDKAGNEGSVTIAAPTNEAPTNQPQKPPAQDHEPEPEPQKSYSNYGSQASNESRKEMADFYKGLKMQKTLYKNYHYDDQGNYYYNINKQKAFEFDATSGTVTHRNVTPSSAKAGLQKLTEDGNPSTLYTSGGDKYRREIWMQFNLMKLDEKGYTLKGYKPSKKDIEELQRKLDDQTKFYNRPDENNVKSLPIEKAPLEKLKLENPDFKKPIEERNIKALSVEKAPEIADEKPSIGATAENTALKGAGIAVEGVSIVAEGVLNAAVDVFTSKDVVGVQAEMLAEMASLDREARSQQQSAENEAHQNERRRLQQLRPH, from the coding sequence ATGATCAATAAAATGATGTATAGAAAAGGAGGCGGAAATAGAACCAGATCATCAGCCAACTACCTTTTAAAACTTAACCCAGAAGGTGACGCAATAGATTGCACCATCCCCCGTTTGGAAGGTGAATCAAATATGGAATACGCCACAAGAATAAAAAATGTTTTTGAAGGCGACCGCGTTCACAATCAAAAAAATCTATATCAGTTTAATATGCTGTCGCTTCACCCAAGTGAAGGCGACAAATTCACCGATGCACAAATGATCCAAATGGCGAAAGAAGTCTATTTAAAGAATGGGGTTAAAAACAGCCTAAACGATAATCGCCATTATCTTTTTGTTGTGGAAAGAAACACCGAGCACCATCACGTTCACGCCATGATCCACTTGACCGATCTCGAAACCAAAAAGGTCAATAACAAGATGATTGATTACAATCCGATCATCAAAAAGCTTGAATTGAAATATGGGCTTTACAATGAACATCGCAAGCCAAAAGACGAAGATGAGTACAAAAAAACCTTTAAGAAAGAATTAAAAGCCATTCTGGATAATGCGTTGAATCCTTCTGAATTCTTGATGCTTGCCAATGCTGCTGGCTTCGACATTCACCACAGTGGCAAAGATGCTTATTCAATGACAAAAGACGGTCAAACCTTCAAGGCTTCCGATCTTGCCGTGTCCTACAAGACGTTAAAAGCGGCATTAGGCGACGATCCTGAGTTTGCCGCTACCCTTGCATCACTTCACACAGATAAGGCCGGGAATGAGGGTTCTGTGACGATTGCGGCCCCTACCAATGAAGCCCCAACCAATCAACCACAGAAGCCACCAGCTCAGGATCATGAACCTGAGCCAGAACCTCAAAAGTCTTACAGCAATTATGGATCGCAAGCGAGCAACGAAAGCCGCAAAGAAATGGCGGATTTTTACAAAGGTTTAAAGATGCAAAAAACCTTGTATAAAAATTATCACTATGATGATCAAGGTAACTACTATTACAACATCAATAAACAAAAAGCTTTTGAATTCGATGCAACATCTGGAACGGTTACACATAGGAATGTTACACCGTCATCAGCAAAAGCCGGCCTGCAAAAATTAACAGAAGATGGAAATCCATCTACCTTGTACACTTCGGGCGGTGACAAATACAGACGCGAAATCTGGATGCAATTCAATTTGATGAAGCTCGATGAAAAAGGCTACACGCTCAAAGGTTATAAACCGTCAAAGAAAGACATTGAAGAACTACAAAGAAAGCTTGACGATCAAACGAAGTTCTATAATCGACCAGATGAAAATAATGTTAAATCTTTACCAATCGAAAAAGCACCACTTGAAAAATTGAAGCTCGAAAACCCTGATTTTAAGAAGCCTATTGAAGAACGTAATATCAAAGCTTTATCGGTTGAAAAAGCTCCTGAAATCGCGGATGAAAAACCTTCAATTGGTGCGACTGCTGAAAACACTGCTTTGAAAGGTGCAGGAATTGCGGTTGAAGGTGTGTCTATTGTGGCGGAAGGTGTGTTGAATGCTGCTGTTGATGTGTTCACATCAAAAGACGTTGTTGGCGTTCAAGCTGAAATGTTGGCAGAAATGGCATCACTTGATAGAGAAGCTAGAAGTCAGCAACAAAGTGCAGAAAACGAAGCTCATCAAAACGAAAGAAGAAGACTACAACAGTTAAGACCTCATTAA
- a CDS encoding recombinase family protein has translation METLKIDRTKPLAIAYVRWSSTVQGGDDKDSYDRQTSPLEFFTSSTGVPVVETIIDPGRSAFTGENSKVGKLKGILDRIESGEIRKGDFLVVESIDRITRMRVLDGVALIQDGILKKGVKLYTTTDNKIYSYEDPDKDFENLLMISLIAKRANEESEIKSKRRRSAWNKAKTKATDGVPFNAHNLPYGLRHNIETNGFEIVEEEAKEIKQIFEGLKYEGVSNTLKKVNLTSKRKWSRKTVHLMLTSRYPIGSLMSQKREGKKKVFERYIENYYPAILTHKEFQDALQAMKQRGKVKDYGRNTEGYLNIFKHCVKCAACGQSLMFEKSINQKGIKYGYFHCYTRKETLSHCDVPRFRFDFAFGTLLQLVRQLTCEDDDFDVHPWANEMPADYKSNMEDDEIDMENFENQFLSLFSKSTATEAIKVEFYEAENELAKAKSIYENMTASFSQYKDGRIPSFFIQQMADAELAYENAKADIDALSAQIDTAESSLEIYSYKDIIELYSTDEGRLKLNHFFKSNGLKFVFNYEAKTRTVFMVVRDKKDAEIYRVGKKFTLHNPLKEFGIDNLNAHMNAVI, from the coding sequence ATGGAAACCCTGAAAATCGACCGAACCAAGCCTCTGGCAATCGCCTACGTCCGTTGGTCTAGCACCGTGCAGGGTGGTGACGACAAAGACAGTTATGACCGGCAGACAAGCCCGTTGGAGTTCTTCACATCGTCCACAGGTGTCCCAGTCGTTGAAACCATCATTGATCCCGGTCGATCAGCGTTCACAGGGGAAAACTCAAAAGTAGGGAAGCTCAAAGGCATTCTTGATCGGATCGAATCCGGGGAAATCAGGAAAGGTGATTTTTTGGTCGTTGAGAGTATCGACCGAATAACCCGCATGCGTGTGCTTGACGGTGTGGCATTGATCCAAGACGGAATCTTGAAAAAAGGTGTGAAGCTCTACACCACCACCGACAACAAAATCTATTCATATGAAGACCCTGATAAAGACTTTGAAAATCTTTTGATGATCAGTCTCATTGCTAAACGTGCAAACGAAGAAAGCGAAATCAAGTCAAAGCGTCGGCGTTCCGCTTGGAATAAAGCCAAGACCAAAGCAACAGACGGTGTGCCTTTCAATGCTCATAACCTTCCATATGGTCTACGGCATAACATCGAAACCAACGGCTTTGAAATCGTAGAAGAAGAAGCCAAAGAAATTAAACAAATCTTTGAAGGCTTGAAATACGAAGGCGTGTCCAACACTCTTAAAAAAGTAAATCTTACATCAAAAAGAAAATGGTCACGTAAAACCGTTCATTTAATGCTGACTAGTCGCTACCCCATCGGATCGCTAATGTCGCAAAAACGAGAAGGTAAAAAGAAGGTTTTTGAGCGTTATATTGAAAACTATTATCCCGCAATCTTAACGCACAAAGAATTTCAAGACGCTTTGCAAGCAATGAAGCAACGTGGAAAAGTCAAAGACTATGGACGGAATACAGAAGGCTATCTTAACATTTTCAAGCATTGCGTGAAATGTGCCGCATGTGGTCAAAGCCTTATGTTTGAAAAATCAATAAATCAAAAAGGTATTAAATACGGTTATTTTCATTGTTACACACGAAAAGAGACATTAAGTCATTGCGACGTTCCCCGCTTTCGATTTGATTTTGCTTTCGGCACTCTATTGCAGCTAGTCAGGCAATTAACCTGTGAAGACGACGACTTTGACGTTCATCCATGGGCGAATGAAATGCCAGCGGATTACAAAAGCAACATGGAAGATGATGAAATTGACATGGAAAACTTTGAAAACCAATTTTTATCATTGTTTAGTAAATCAACAGCAACAGAAGCGATAAAAGTGGAATTTTATGAAGCGGAAAATGAACTTGCGAAAGCGAAATCAATTTATGAGAACATGACCGCATCTTTTTCACAGTATAAAGATGGCCGCATCCCTTCATTCTTCATTCAACAAATGGCAGATGCAGAGCTAGCATATGAGAATGCAAAAGCTGATATAGATGCTTTAAGTGCTCAGATAGACACCGCTGAAAGCAGCCTTGAAATCTATTCTTATAAGGACATTATCGAGTTATACAGCACTGATGAAGGCCGTTTGAAGCTCAATCACTTCTTTAAATCGAATGGCCTCAAGTTCGTTTTTAACTATGAAGCCAAAACTCGAACAGTATTCATGGTCGTTCGGGATAAAAAAGATGCAGAGATCTATCGGGTAGGAAAAAAATTCACGCTTCACAATCCATTGAAAGAATTCGGTATTGATAATTTGAACGCACACATGAACGCAGTTATATAA